In one Shewanella loihica PV-4 genomic region, the following are encoded:
- a CDS encoding globin family protein, producing MSLTSTQIDLVQTSFKQVEPISEQAAAVFYDALFQIDPNLRPLFKQDIRSQGRKLMAMLKAAVEGLTDLDALVPQLHELARRHQAYGVRQSHFTPVGNALLYTLKTGLGEAYTREVREAWVAVIHLVADTMKPLLDR from the coding sequence ATGAGCCTGACGTCCACCCAGATAGATCTTGTACAAACCTCATTTAAACAGGTCGAGCCGATCAGCGAGCAGGCGGCGGCAGTTTTTTACGATGCCCTGTTTCAGATAGACCCCAATCTGCGGCCACTGTTCAAGCAGGATATTCGGTCTCAGGGACGTAAGTTGATGGCCATGTTGAAGGCGGCGGTAGAGGGACTGACAGATCTCGACGCCTTGGTGCCTCAGCTGCATGAGCTGGCGCGAAGGCACCAAGCCTATGGCGTCAGGCAATCCCACTTTACCCCTGTGGGTAACGCCCTGCTTTATACCCTGAAGACAGGCCTGGGAGAGGCTTACACCCGCGAGGTGCGCGAGGCCTGGGTGGCGGTGATCCATCTGGTGGCCGATACCATGAAGCCGCTG